A window of candidate division KSB1 bacterium contains these coding sequences:
- the asnS gene encoding asparagine--tRNA ligase, whose translation MEQNVCISDVANYAGQTVNLAGWVYNKTGKGKLQFIMLRDGTGLIQAVIFKGNVSEETFEACKELTLESSIIVTGEITEDQRAKGGYELQASKVEIIQIAEEYPISPKEHGIDFLMDHRHLWLRSSQQHAILRIRHEIIKSCRTFFDEHGFTLVDAPIFTPNACEGTTTLFETDYFEEKAYLTQSGQLYMEAAAMAFGKAYCFGPTFRAEKSKTRRHLTEFWMIEPEMAYCDLSKDMDYAEQMVEYIVQNVLNNRAQDLDYLERDLSKLENIKAPFPRITYDDAVEILKKADADFTPGDDFGGADETIISQEFDRPVMITHYPSNIKAFYMKRDFENPAKSLCVDMIAPEGYGEIIGGGQREDDLGSLLQSIKKHDLPAEAFKWYVDLRRYGSVPHAGFGLGIERTVAWLCGRHHVRETIPFPRTMSRLYP comes from the coding sequence ATGGAACAGAATGTATGCATCTCTGATGTTGCAAATTACGCGGGACAAACGGTAAACCTCGCAGGTTGGGTTTACAACAAAACCGGCAAAGGAAAACTGCAGTTTATTATGCTGCGGGATGGAACCGGATTGATTCAGGCCGTTATCTTTAAAGGTAATGTCAGTGAAGAGACATTTGAGGCCTGTAAAGAACTGACTCTGGAGAGTTCAATCATCGTAACCGGTGAAATCACCGAAGATCAGCGGGCTAAAGGCGGCTATGAACTTCAGGCCTCTAAAGTTGAAATTATACAAATCGCTGAAGAATATCCGATCTCTCCCAAAGAGCATGGTATAGATTTTTTAATGGATCACCGTCATCTTTGGCTGCGTTCTTCACAGCAGCATGCCATTTTAAGAATTCGTCATGAAATTATCAAATCATGCCGTACATTTTTCGATGAGCATGGATTTACATTGGTGGATGCCCCCATTTTTACTCCGAATGCCTGTGAAGGCACAACCACATTATTCGAAACAGATTATTTCGAAGAAAAAGCTTATCTCACCCAAAGCGGACAGCTTTATATGGAAGCCGCTGCGATGGCTTTCGGGAAAGCTTACTGTTTCGGGCCCACTTTTCGCGCTGAAAAGTCTAAAACCCGGCGGCATCTTACAGAATTCTGGATGATCGAGCCGGAGATGGCCTATTGCGATCTATCCAAAGATATGGATTACGCAGAACAGATGGTTGAATACATTGTTCAAAATGTCCTCAATAACAGAGCTCAGGATCTGGACTATCTTGAACGAGATCTATCCAAATTGGAAAACATAAAAGCGCCCTTTCCCCGAATCACATATGATGACGCGGTTGAAATCCTAAAAAAAGCCGATGCTGATTTTACACCGGGCGATGATTTTGGTGGTGCTGATGAAACAATTATCTCGCAGGAATTTGACCGTCCGGTTATGATTACACATTATCCTTCGAATATCAAAGCGTTTTATATGAAACGGGATTTTGAGAATCCCGCTAAATCCCTTTGTGTGGATATGATCGCCCCGGAGGGATACGGAGAGATCATTGGCGGCGGACAGAGGGAGGATGATCTTGGTAGTCTTTTACAAAGTATAAAGAAACATGACCTTCCTGCTGAAGCATTTAAATGGTACGTGGATTTGAGACGTTACGGCAGCGTACCGCACGCCGGTTTCGGTCTGGGGATTGAGCGTACCGTGGCATGGCTCTGCGGCAGACATCATGTCAGAGAAACCATTCCATTTCCACGAACAATGTCGAGGTTATATCCATGA
- a CDS encoding NAD(P)H-dependent glycerol-3-phosphate dehydrogenase yields MHESNSTNIAVLGAGSWGITLAIHCQKTGHHVKLWEFDPKAAEKLNKERQRDEVLKGVKIPRDIHISSDLNDVVQNAHLIISVVPSHVVRPVFKKLNTVKTLNTTAVIVNCSKGIENDSLCRISEIAGQELSHLTASRYAVLSGPSHAEEVSQDIPTAVVVASKDEAIARYVQQMLTSKMFRIYRTPDVVGVELGGSLKNVIAIAAGICDGAGFGDNTKAALQPRGLAEIARLGSYFQANPITFSGLSGIGDLIVTCMSRHSRNRYVGEQIGKGKTLDEVLEEMTMVAEGVRTSESVVQLANKHKVEMPICEQVYEILYHNKEAKQALSDLLNREVKPEIWY; encoded by the coding sequence GTGCACGAGAGCAATTCGACAAATATTGCAGTTTTGGGGGCCGGAAGTTGGGGCATCACATTGGCTATCCATTGCCAAAAAACAGGACACCATGTGAAGCTGTGGGAATTTGATCCAAAAGCAGCCGAAAAACTTAACAAAGAACGGCAACGAGACGAGGTACTGAAAGGCGTAAAAATACCTCGTGATATTCATATCAGCAGTGACCTAAATGACGTTGTTCAGAATGCGCACTTGATTATTTCAGTTGTACCGTCTCATGTGGTCCGTCCTGTCTTTAAAAAGCTGAATACGGTAAAAACCCTGAATACGACTGCAGTGATTGTCAATTGCAGTAAAGGTATTGAAAATGATTCATTATGTCGGATTTCAGAAATTGCCGGTCAGGAGTTGTCGCATTTGACGGCTTCACGGTATGCGGTTCTTTCCGGACCAAGTCATGCCGAAGAAGTGAGTCAGGATATTCCCACAGCCGTTGTCGTCGCATCAAAAGATGAAGCCATTGCTCGCTATGTGCAGCAAATGCTCACCAGCAAAATGTTCCGGATTTACCGGACCCCTGATGTGGTGGGGGTTGAACTCGGCGGTTCTCTTAAGAATGTCATTGCGATTGCCGCAGGTATCTGCGATGGGGCCGGTTTTGGCGATAACACCAAGGCTGCTCTGCAGCCGCGTGGATTAGCCGAAATAGCACGGCTTGGCAGCTATTTTCAGGCAAATCCGATCACGTTTTCAGGGTTGTCGGGTATCGGTGATCTGATTGTGACCTGTATGAGCCGCCACAGCCGGAACCGCTATGTGGGAGAACAAATCGGAAAAGGCAAAACACTTGATGAGGTGCTTGAAGAAATGACCATGGTGGCCGAAGGCGTACGCACTTCGGAATCTGTGGTACAGCTTGCAAACAAACACAAAGTTGAGATGCCGATATGTGAGCAGGTTTATGAAATACTTTATCACAACAAAGAAGCCAAACAAGCGCTCAGTGATTTACTGAATCGGGAAGTGAAACCGGAAATTTGGTATTAG
- the purM gene encoding phosphoribosylformylglycinamidine cyclo-ligase, giving the protein MGISYKNSGVDLRAAEDSTKKIGGLADATFNQHVLNGIGLFAGFYQIDLEKYPNPVVVTSIDGVGTKLKIAFALGIHDTVGQDLVNHCVNDIMTSGADPVAFTDYIGTVDLKPSTIEHIVRGMTTACKQNDCALIGGETAEMPGFYSPGEYDIAGSIIGLVNQENIINGEKIKSKDILIGIPSNGLHTNGYSLARKVILEHKKIDLKAYDSDLGMSWGEALLQIHKSYRHAIRLVRNHPGLHGISHITGGGIVGNTKRLLRGKTLNIDWQAWDVPSIFKMLQQYGEISDKEMRRTFNLGIGLVCVVDPGHSEGIFDILKSNHQEPVYIGEIK; this is encoded by the coding sequence TTGGGAATAAGTTATAAAAACTCCGGTGTGGATTTAAGAGCTGCTGAAGATTCAACAAAAAAAATCGGGGGTCTTGCTGATGCCACATTTAACCAGCATGTTTTGAACGGTATTGGGCTTTTTGCCGGATTTTATCAGATTGATTTGGAAAAATATCCAAATCCTGTTGTTGTAACAAGCATAGATGGTGTGGGTACCAAGTTAAAGATTGCTTTTGCCCTGGGCATACATGATACAGTCGGACAGGATCTGGTTAATCACTGCGTCAACGACATTATGACCTCCGGCGCAGACCCTGTGGCGTTTACTGATTATATCGGCACAGTGGATTTAAAGCCGTCTACCATCGAACACATTGTACGCGGCATGACCACGGCCTGTAAACAAAATGATTGTGCCTTGATTGGCGGTGAAACAGCAGAAATGCCGGGATTCTATTCACCCGGTGAATATGATATTGCCGGTTCTATTATCGGATTGGTTAATCAGGAAAATATCATCAATGGAGAAAAAATAAAATCGAAAGACATCTTGATTGGAATTCCCTCTAACGGGCTGCATACCAATGGCTATTCTCTTGCACGTAAAGTAATACTTGAGCATAAAAAAATCGACCTAAAAGCTTATGATTCAGATCTCGGAATGAGCTGGGGCGAAGCGCTGTTACAGATTCACAAAAGCTATCGTCATGCGATCAGGCTGGTGAGGAATCATCCGGGGTTGCATGGAATCAGTCATATTACCGGCGGTGGAATTGTCGGTAATACCAAACGATTACTCCGCGGTAAAACCCTCAACATAGACTGGCAAGCCTGGGATGTTCCTTCGATCTTTAAAATGCTCCAGCAATACGGTGAAATTTCCGACAAAGAAATGCGCCGGACTTTTAATCTTGGCATCGGACTCGTATGTGTAGTTGATCCCGGTCATTCAGAAGGCATTTTTGATATATTAAAATCAAATCATCAAGAGCCTGTTTATATCGGTGAAATTAAATAA
- a CDS encoding DUF4416 family protein, protein MFFLIFFVLIAILLSEMGKIRKPDKVCLISAICYAEYSVYENVLSRLISEFGEVAVFSEMFSFKHTEYYAKEMGETLKKQFIVFKSFIIPDRLPEIKYKTNTIENEFKIQNRRQANIDPGYIEPPKLVLATTKNYSHRIYIQNGIYGDIELYWRDGRFNIYPWTYPDYQQESSLLFFTQIRQRYIELIKKGKEFWE, encoded by the coding sequence ATGTTCTTCTTGATTTTCTTTGTATTAATAGCCATATTATTATCCGAGATGGGAAAAATACGAAAACCAGACAAAGTTTGCTTAATATCCGCGATTTGTTACGCTGAATATTCAGTGTATGAAAATGTATTATCCCGGTTAATCTCTGAATTTGGTGAGGTTGCAGTATTTTCGGAAATGTTTTCTTTTAAACATACTGAATATTATGCAAAAGAAATGGGAGAAACGCTGAAAAAGCAGTTTATTGTCTTCAAATCATTTATTATTCCGGATAGATTGCCGGAAATCAAGTACAAGACGAATACGATAGAAAATGAATTCAAAATACAGAACCGCCGTCAAGCCAATATTGATCCGGGGTATATCGAACCCCCAAAGCTGGTACTGGCGACCACAAAGAATTACAGTCACAGAATATATATTCAGAATGGAATTTACGGAGATATAGAACTGTATTGGCGGGATGGCAGGTTTAACATCTATCCGTGGACATATCCGGACTATCAGCAAGAGTCCTCACTGCTATTTTTTACGCAAATACGACAAAGATACATTGAACTGATCAAAAAAGGAAAAGAATTTTGGGAATAA
- the xylA gene encoding xylose isomerase, translating into MSVNVTVGNKEYFPSISKIKYEGPDSKNPLAYKWYNPDQKVAGKTMNEHFRFAVAYWHTFCGTGDDPFGPGTQAYPWLIGDDSMQVAKQKLDAAFEFITKLGVPFYCFHDRDIAPEGKDVQESEDNLKTLVELAKEKQKESSVKLLWGTANVFSNPRYMNGAATNPDFDVLTHVAAQVKAAMDATVELGGDNYVFWGGREGYFSLLNTDMKREIEHLGMMLTKARDYGRDIGFDGNYLIEPKPMEPTKHQYDYDTSTVIGFLRHLGLDKDFKINIENNHATLAGHTLAHEVQTAVDAGMFGSLDINQGDPHNGWDTDEFLHNIYDAVELMLILLQNGGIGKGGMNFDSKLRRSSTDLQDIFIGHIMAMDTMAHALLIADRILSESDLVKMKLQRYESFDSGKGADFEKGKLSLTELRDLAVEKGEPQQKSGQQELYESIVNQYIR; encoded by the coding sequence ATGTCTGTAAACGTAACAGTGGGAAACAAGGAATATTTTCCTTCGATTTCCAAAATCAAGTATGAAGGCCCGGATTCAAAAAATCCTTTGGCATACAAATGGTATAATCCGGATCAAAAGGTCGCCGGAAAAACAATGAATGAGCATTTCCGTTTTGCTGTTGCCTATTGGCATACATTCTGCGGAACCGGAGATGATCCGTTTGGTCCCGGTACCCAGGCTTATCCTTGGCTAATTGGTGATGACTCTATGCAGGTGGCTAAACAGAAACTGGATGCCGCGTTTGAATTTATCACCAAACTCGGTGTCCCCTTTTACTGTTTTCACGACCGGGATATTGCTCCTGAAGGTAAAGATGTTCAAGAATCTGAAGATAACCTAAAGACATTGGTCGAACTTGCCAAAGAAAAGCAAAAGGAATCCAGCGTAAAACTGCTTTGGGGCACGGCAAATGTTTTCTCAAATCCGCGCTACATGAACGGCGCCGCAACAAATCCCGACTTTGACGTGCTGACACACGTGGCAGCCCAGGTTAAAGCCGCTATGGATGCTACCGTAGAATTGGGCGGTGATAACTATGTCTTTTGGGGCGGTCGTGAAGGATATTTTTCACTTTTGAATACAGATATGAAGCGTGAAATCGAACATCTCGGCATGATGCTGACCAAAGCGCGAGATTATGGGCGTGATATCGGTTTTGATGGCAATTATCTGATAGAACCCAAACCCATGGAACCCACAAAGCATCAATATGATTATGATACATCAACCGTGATTGGGTTCCTGCGTCATTTGGGCCTGGATAAGGATTTTAAAATCAATATCGAAAACAATCATGCGACGCTGGCCGGTCATACACTTGCTCATGAAGTCCAGACCGCAGTGGATGCCGGTATGTTTGGCAGTCTCGATATTAATCAGGGTGATCCTCATAATGGCTGGGATACCGATGAATTCCTTCACAATATTTACGATGCCGTAGAACTGATGCTTATCCTGCTGCAAAATGGCGGAATCGGCAAAGGCGGTATGAACTTTGATTCAAAGCTGCGACGGAGTTCAACCGATTTGCAGGATATTTTTATCGGACATATTATGGCAATGGATACGATGGCGCATGCATTATTGATCGCTGACCGGATTCTGTCAGAATCTGATCTTGTCAAAATGAAACTGCAACGATATGAGAGCTTTGATTCTGGCAAGGGCGCCGATTTTGAAAAAGGAAAATTGTCCTTGACTGAATTGAGAGATCTTGCAGTTGAGAAAGGGGAACCTCAGCAAAAAAGCGGACAGCAGGAGTTGTACGAAAGCATTGTAAATCAATATATTCGATAA
- a CDS encoding Glu/Leu/Phe/Val dehydrogenase translates to MAKDGVFAMAQHQLESAAQKLNINPNLVRVMREPERELSVSCPVVMNDGSIQVFKGYRVQHSNARGPCKGGIRFHETVTIDEVKALAMWMTWKCAVVNIPYGGAKGGVQVDVTKLAKEEKCRLTRRYTVAIMPIIGPHRDIPAPDVNTNWETMGWIMDTVSMYQGSTVLDIVTGKSIELGGSLGRKEATGRGVMFNTIELLKRLEKEPSETKIAIQGFGNVGSVSAVLLKERGCKIVAVSDVSGGYYKEDGLPIEEMIRYCEQSHFNLLEGFQAPGVEKINKDEILQQEVDILVPAALEKQIHKGNADKVKAKIVVEGANGPTTPEAEEILTDRGAIIIPDILANSGGVIVSYFEWVQSIQSFFWDEDEINRNLEKAIKKSFAAVWELAAEKKATLRDAAMMIAVKRVASAMDARGIFP, encoded by the coding sequence ATGGCTAAAGATGGTGTATTCGCAATGGCGCAGCATCAGCTTGAATCTGCAGCGCAAAAGCTAAACATTAATCCGAACCTGGTCAGGGTAATGCGTGAACCCGAGCGCGAACTCTCTGTTTCATGTCCGGTGGTAATGAACGATGGCTCGATCCAGGTGTTTAAAGGCTATCGTGTACAGCACTCCAATGCCAGAGGGCCCTGTAAAGGCGGGATTCGATTTCACGAAACCGTAACAATTGATGAAGTCAAGGCGCTGGCGATGTGGATGACCTGGAAATGTGCGGTTGTTAATATTCCCTATGGCGGAGCCAAGGGCGGTGTTCAGGTTGATGTTACAAAGCTTGCCAAAGAAGAAAAATGCAGACTGACCCGGCGCTATACAGTCGCAATTATGCCTATTATCGGTCCTCACCGTGATATTCCTGCACCGGATGTAAACACCAATTGGGAAACCATGGGCTGGATCATGGATACGGTTAGTATGTATCAGGGTTCCACAGTCCTGGACATTGTGACCGGAAAATCAATTGAACTGGGCGGAAGTCTGGGCCGTAAAGAAGCCACTGGACGCGGTGTTATGTTCAATACCATAGAGCTTTTAAAACGACTTGAAAAAGAACCTTCGGAAACCAAAATCGCTATTCAGGGATTTGGTAATGTGGGCAGTGTCAGTGCAGTTCTGCTCAAAGAACGCGGTTGTAAAATTGTAGCGGTCAGTGATGTGAGCGGCGGCTATTACAAAGAAGACGGACTGCCGATCGAAGAAATGATTCGATACTGTGAACAATCGCATTTTAATTTGCTGGAGGGATTCCAGGCACCCGGTGTAGAAAAAATAAATAAAGATGAAATTCTCCAACAGGAGGTAGATATTCTTGTACCGGCTGCCCTTGAAAAGCAAATCCACAAGGGAAATGCTGATAAGGTCAAGGCAAAGATTGTGGTTGAAGGCGCCAATGGTCCCACCACACCGGAGGCTGAAGAAATCCTGACCGACCGAGGTGCTATTATTATTCCCGATATTCTGGCCAACAGCGGCGGCGTGATTGTGTCCTATTTTGAATGGGTGCAGTCTATTCAATCCTTTTTCTGGGATGAGGATGAAATTAATCGGAATCTTGAAAAAGCCATTAAGAAAAGTTTCGCTGCGGTTTGGGAATTGGCTGCTGAAAAAAAGGCAACATTGCGCGATGCGGCAATGATGATTGCTGTGAAACGGGTGGCGTCTGCTATGGATGCCAGAGGCATTTTCCCATAG
- a CDS encoding S4 domain-containing protein: protein MRVIPDEQGEERIDKWLNYVCLFKTRAKASKACEGRRIKVNGTVAKPSKTVRKGDRITVKSKGGKYNNFIVQAVCHQNIPGKEASYYYEQEKVELSDEAKELMELHKDSLKIPRRKYKGRPTKKERREMEKIRRQLGNKQDH, encoded by the coding sequence ATGCGCGTTATTCCTGATGAACAAGGGGAAGAACGTATAGACAAATGGTTAAACTATGTGTGCCTGTTTAAAACACGTGCCAAGGCTTCAAAGGCATGCGAAGGCCGACGGATCAAAGTCAACGGTACTGTGGCAAAACCTTCGAAAACGGTTAGAAAAGGGGACCGGATTACAGTCAAATCCAAAGGCGGTAAATATAATAACTTTATCGTGCAGGCTGTATGTCATCAGAATATTCCTGGAAAAGAAGCAAGCTATTATTATGAACAGGAAAAAGTAGAACTCTCTGATGAAGCAAAAGAATTAATGGAACTGCACAAAGACTCTTTAAAAATTCCCCGGCGGAAATATAAAGGACGACCGACAAAAAAGGAACGTCGGGAAATGGAAAAAATAAGGCGTCAGCTTGGAAATAAACAGGATCACTAA
- a CDS encoding MlaD family protein yields MSNRQIEIRKHEVRVGLTMVIGIAIIVFVILAVGNQHGILGNRYHLNIEMSRVNGLQAGAPVRLNGVYVGSVTDVHFSEELTDQKVQIKLEIFTSVKERIRKDSKAHIGTLGLLGDKYVAITMGTPSEPILKDGDQLSGADPLDIEVLIDEGVDILSSVKTSVNNLNYLTEKLKRGEGTLGLLLNETNLYYTVDTLLTDLLYLSQSLKGNNTTLSQMLNDSTFYPALKKIVVNGQVLTDSLVNGDSMLNQLLNDPEFYDKLTCSVDYMHNILENIDKGKGSIGQAVRNKKLYENLNTTTVSLDSLLKDIKENPKRYIHVEVF; encoded by the coding sequence ATGAGCAATAGACAAATTGAAATTCGTAAGCATGAAGTACGAGTTGGTCTGACCATGGTCATCGGCATTGCCATTATTGTTTTTGTCATTCTCGCAGTGGGAAATCAGCATGGCATCCTCGGCAACCGATATCATTTGAATATAGAAATGTCACGCGTCAACGGACTTCAGGCCGGCGCTCCTGTGAGATTAAACGGCGTCTATGTGGGAAGTGTTACCGATGTGCATTTTAGCGAGGAACTGACCGATCAAAAGGTTCAGATCAAATTGGAAATTTTTACAAGTGTAAAAGAAAGAATTCGAAAGGATTCCAAAGCTCATATCGGTACATTGGGATTGCTGGGCGACAAGTATGTGGCGATTACGATGGGCACTCCTTCCGAACCTATCCTCAAAGATGGAGATCAATTAAGCGGGGCGGATCCGCTGGATATTGAGGTGTTAATTGATGAAGGAGTTGATATTCTGTCATCCGTTAAAACATCCGTTAATAATTTAAATTACTTGACGGAAAAGCTGAAACGGGGTGAGGGAACCCTAGGATTGCTATTAAACGAGACCAACCTGTATTATACGGTTGACACATTACTCACGGATCTATTATACCTGAGTCAATCACTCAAAGGAAACAATACGACTCTGTCACAGATGCTGAATGATTCAACATTTTATCCGGCATTAAAAAAAATAGTGGTGAATGGACAAGTTCTGACAGACAGTCTGGTGAATGGTGACAGTATGCTGAATCAATTGCTTAATGACCCGGAATTCTACGACAAGTTAACCTGTTCAGTAGACTATATGCACAATATACTGGAAAACATTGATAAAGGAAAAGGCAGTATCGGGCAGGCTGTGCGAAATAAAAAACTCTATGAAAATCTGAATACGACTACCGTGAGTCTGGATAGCCTGCTTAAAGATATTAAGGAAAATCCAAAACGATATATTCATGTTGAGGTGTTTTAA
- a CDS encoding ABC transporter ATP-binding protein — MGNEYKIVFDNVYKSFGANQVLRGFSLSIQKGETLVILGRSGCGKSVSLKILLGLLHPDSGHVYIDDIQITALAEKEMFSVRQKTGILFQGSALFDSMTVGENIGFPLSEHTKMTEEEIEKAVETNLEFVDMAGTQSLIPSELSGGMKKRVALARAMIYQPEIMLYDEPTTGLDPITATTINALIRKTRSKYGVTSIVVTHELESAYSVADRLAVIHEGRIIEIGPKDVIINSQNEFVMNFLAGPK, encoded by the coding sequence ATGGGTAATGAGTATAAAATTGTTTTTGATAATGTGTATAAATCCTTTGGTGCGAATCAAGTCCTGCGTGGTTTTTCGTTATCCATTCAAAAAGGTGAAACTCTGGTTATTTTGGGAAGAAGCGGCTGTGGTAAAAGTGTATCCCTAAAAATTCTGCTGGGTTTGCTTCATCCGGATTCCGGCCACGTGTACATTGATGATATCCAAATCACGGCACTGGCTGAGAAAGAAATGTTTTCGGTCAGACAAAAAACGGGTATTCTGTTTCAGGGATCTGCGCTTTTTGATTCCATGACCGTCGGTGAAAATATCGGCTTTCCGTTGAGTGAGCATACCAAAATGACTGAAGAGGAAATAGAAAAAGCCGTTGAGACTAACCTCGAATTTGTGGACATGGCCGGCACACAGTCTTTAATACCGTCTGAATTATCGGGAGGTATGAAAAAACGGGTTGCACTTGCCCGCGCTATGATTTACCAACCTGAAATTATGCTTTATGACGAACCGACAACCGGGCTGGACCCAATCACTGCAACAACAATTAATGCTCTGATTCGAAAGACTCGTTCAAAATATGGTGTAACATCTATTGTTGTCACACATGAACTTGAAAGCGCCTACAGTGTTGCTGACCGCCTTGCTGTCATTCATGAGGGACGTATCATCGAAATCGGGCCAAAGGATGTAATCATAAACAGCCAAAATGAATTTGTAATGAATTTTCTGGCAGGACCCAAATGA
- a CDS encoding ABC transporter permease yields MKQSVAKFSDFLVEMHDMAEMLGRSILYIFLPPFYFRDIINQMYLIGVKSLVIVLMTSSFSGLVLSLQFGHEMAIFGAKMYTGSVLSVTIVRELGPVLISLVIAGRVGAGITAELGSMAVTEQIDAMRALGINPYKKLAKPRFLALLIMLPILVAIGDMSAILGGWLISVTELNISSSFFWSLSTQYLYLSDIFAGMIKPVIFAIAIATVSCYLGFSVRGGTKGVGEATTKSVVLSSILIFILDFLITKITLAAV; encoded by the coding sequence TTGAAACAAAGTGTCGCTAAATTTTCAGATTTTCTTGTAGAAATGCACGACATGGCTGAAATGCTCGGTCGATCCATCCTGTATATTTTCCTTCCTCCTTTTTACTTTCGTGATATCATTAATCAAATGTATTTAATCGGTGTCAAAAGTCTTGTTATCGTCCTCATGACATCATCCTTTAGCGGGCTGGTGTTATCCTTGCAATTCGGACATGAAATGGCTATTTTTGGGGCCAAGATGTATACCGGTTCAGTCCTGAGTGTGACCATTGTCCGAGAGCTGGGTCCCGTTTTGATTTCTCTTGTTATAGCAGGTCGTGTAGGCGCTGGTATTACCGCCGAATTGGGTTCAATGGCTGTCACCGAACAAATCGATGCCATGCGCGCACTCGGAATTAATCCCTATAAAAAACTGGCAAAACCAAGATTCCTGGCGCTGCTGATTATGCTTCCCATTCTTGTGGCTATCGGGGATATGAGTGCGATCCTGGGAGGATGGCTGATTTCAGTAACTGAATTGAATATTAGTTCAAGTTTCTTTTGGTCTTTGTCCACACAATATTTATATTTGTCTGATATTTTCGCAGGTATGATAAAGCCGGTTATCTTTGCGATAGCTATAGCAACGGTGAGTTGTTATCTTGGTTTTTCGGTCAGAGGTGGAACAAAAGGAGTAGGTGAGGCCACAACAAAATCCGTTGTGCTATCTTCAATTTTAATTTTTATTCTGGATTTTCTGATCACTAAAATAACCTTGGCCGCTGTTTAA
- a CDS encoding TIGR00282 family metallophosphoesterase, which translates to MDKDFYNVLFIADIVGKPGMKVFEAYADHLVNSYLPDIIIANGENVANGKGLTEPLARRMHNRGVHVITSGNHIWNKRDFRDYMDDTDTILRPANYPAETPGMGSMIFNSNAGKIGVLNLQGRTFMYPIDCPFKRSLEEVQKLRKETDIIIVDFHAEASAEKIALAYYLDGKVSAVIGTHTHVQTADEQILPKGCAFITDAGMTGATESVIGMEINTAIERFIKGIPGRFVLAQNKLRINGVHIKIDKNGTAKAIERIKHPKGS; encoded by the coding sequence GTGGATAAAGATTTTTATAATGTTCTTTTTATAGCAGATATCGTCGGGAAACCCGGCATGAAGGTTTTTGAGGCCTATGCGGATCATCTTGTAAATTCTTATCTACCGGATATCATCATTGCAAATGGTGAAAATGTCGCTAATGGTAAAGGATTAACTGAACCCCTGGCTCGTCGCATGCATAATCGCGGTGTTCATGTGATCACCAGCGGCAATCATATCTGGAATAAGCGCGATTTTCGAGACTATATGGACGATACGGACACAATATTACGTCCTGCCAATTATCCGGCAGAGACACCCGGGATGGGTTCTATGATTTTTAACTCGAACGCCGGGAAGATCGGTGTCCTGAATTTGCAGGGCAGAACCTTTATGTATCCAATCGACTGCCCGTTTAAACGCAGCCTTGAAGAAGTGCAAAAGCTTCGTAAAGAAACGGATATTATTATTGTCGATTTTCACGCTGAAGCCTCGGCAGAAAAAATAGCACTGGCTTATTATCTGGATGGTAAAGTCAGCGCTGTCATCGGAACGCATACGCATGTCCAGACAGCCGATGAACAGATTTTACCGAAAGGATGCGCGTTTATCACTGATGCCGGCATGACCGGAGCGACAGAGTCTGTTATTGGCATGGAAATCAATACCGCAATTGAACGTTTTATCAAAGGCATCCCCGGACGATTTGTTCTGGCGCAGAACAAACTGCGTATAAATGGTGTTCATATAAAAATTGACAAAAATGGAACAGCAAAAGCAATTGAACGTATAAAACACCCAAAAGGATCATGA